The Tolypothrix sp. PCC 7712 region TGCCACAGTCATAGCTGATGGTTTAGCAAATTTAGGCATTTTACAAGGAAAAGCTGAAGATTTAGTAGAGCTAAATGCCCATGCCTTGTTTTTCCCCCACGGCATTGGGCATCTTCTAGGCTTAGATGTGCATGATATGGAAGACTTGGGAGATTTAGCAGGTTATGAAGCAGGACGTAACAGAAGCGATCGCTTTGGCTTAAGCTACCTACGTTTAAATCGTCCCCTACGCCCAGGAATGTTAGTCACAATTGAGCCAGGTTTTTATCAAGTCCCAGCAATTTTAAATGATGCCAAACAAAGCTCTAAATACAAAAATTTAGTTAACTGGGAGCGATTATTACAATTCGCTGATGTCCGAGGTATCCGCATCGAAGATGACGTTTTAGTCACAGATTCAGGTAGCGAAGTTTTAACGGCCGCATTACCCAATAAAGCTGATGCGGTAGAAGAACTAATTGGTTAGGTGATTTCTAGGAAATTTACCAATAGAGGTAGAATGTAGCCTTGATGCAAAACAAACAGGAGCACTACATATTATCTATGGTAGTTTCTATAAAACCAGGGATTTCATTGTTGATCACCTGATTCATTGATGGAACACAATTACACCACCACAAAGACAGGATACCGAATTAATACAAATTAAAATTGATCACTGTTCCGAAAGTAGAGGACTACTAACTCAATTCTTAAAAAAATGGTTAAATTTTTTGACCAGATACTAAAGACCAATTCAATTACTTTATTATCTTCCTTACTATAGTAAATATAATCCCATAGAGCGCTGTTAGGGTATTCTTGAACAGCATTGGAATAGAAGCAAAACTGTTGATGTTGAAGTTATGCTTTCATGGGCTTCTAGCATGATTTAGAAAGTGTTACATCCAATTTTGACTTTAAGCAACATTGTTTACCAAAAAGGGAGTTCCCTAACTAAGAAAGCTATGAAGTAATTTGAGTCTAGATTGCAGAAAAATCCACTTCTAACCAAATGGGGTATCTTGATTCAACTAATTTAGGTAGTAAATTATTTTTCGGAAATCCCCTTACTTTTATATCATGTTTCTATTCTGCAAATACTGTATGCAATATTTTTCATAAAAACTTTGTACCAAATAAGCAAAAACAAAAATGCTTGGAATCCCTATAAATATTTCGATCGTCAGGAGTATGTATTGATTATTAATTCCGATTGTGTCTTGTGCTATTTTTTTTATAAAAAACCAAATTGGTCTGTGAAAAAGATACATTCCGTAAGAAGCATAAGCAATTGCTTGTACAGATTGACTTGACTTTACTATTTTTGCTAGAGAATTAAAAATATTATAAATTGACAATATAAAACTGAACATCAGAATATTCAGAATTATATAGCTTTTTATCCCAAAATAATCAATTCCGTACTTTTTCCCCAGTACAAAGCAACTAATGAAAATACAAAAGAAGACAGTGGTAATAATTAAAGTATTTTGTTTGATCCAAGGAGTTTCCAAAATGTTGCTTTCAGCACAGTAAATACCAAGGATAAAAGTCCAGTAATATAAACTTATTCTATAATCCATAAACTGAAGTGATGTCGTTACAAAAAAAACAATAAAAGGAAAAATTGTAATTGCAATTAATCTATATATTCTGCTGATTTTTTCTGCTTTATAAAGAATAAAAATCAAATAATATACTAAAATTGTCCCTACAAACCACAGAGTTGGTAATGATAACAAGTATTTTGAAAATAATAATGATTGTAGTCCAAAAATATGAATGATGATGCTGAAGGGTTCGCTGATACTAAAAATGTAGCAAAAAAATATCATTGCTACATAGTACATAGGAAAAATTCTGATTATCTTCTTGTATAAAAATTGACCTACTGTATCCCAGTCTCGAAAGCTTATTTTTTTGACATTTATTAAGTATCCAGACATAAAGATAAATAAACTCAGTCCCAAATGTCTATTAAGTTCATCCCATGCAGATAAATCAATGTCAATTCCAAAGTTTTTGAGGTCATAAAAATTGAAGGAGTACATTGGTAAATGATGGAAAAGTATTATGAGAATTGCTAGAGACCTGATCAGGTCAAAGAGTAAAAATCTATCTTTCATTTTCATATGTACATTTATTCTCAATAATTAGATTCTGGAGTTTAGCTCGACTTTATGCAAAACTAAGAACTCAGCTTTCTTGATTAGGCAAAAACCCAAGGTTTTTGCCTAATTCTTTTTCTAGGTCACTGATTCTCGATCAATTCCAAAAACTAAAACTATCCTCCTACAAGGGTTTTAGCGTCAGGTTTTGGATGTCGTAAAAATGGATAGATAAAATCGAGTTTAGAAGATGTTTGCAACCCACATAGATAGGTATGTTTTTTCTTGAATTCGTGCCATTCTTTTATATCCTACATTCCGCAGGTTGAGGGAAAAATGATGGTATTTTAAATACTAAGTAAGTAAAACGGTTTAAATAATTCACGCTATGTCATTGCGTTCGCCCTTGGCGTTCCCGTTCGCGTAGCGTCACCGTTATGAGAAGGGTATGAAACGAAGTGGAATGAAGCAATCGCAAGGGTTATGACGATTTTACATTCTGTTATATAGTTAGGTTTATTCTCACCGACTTACTTAGATAAAGTATTTATATTTTGGACAGATAAGTTCTCCGCCCTTTACCCTTTTCTCCATTACCCCTTCCCCCAGATACCTATCGAGTTGCTCAAGTCGCTGGGAAAACTACTAAGCTGGTAAATAGCACGTTACAACTCTACCCAAATTTCCTACTGGCTTACTATCTGTAATCGAAATTATGTTTGATGCATTATCTGATCGTTTAGAATCTGCCTGGAAGAAACTCCGCGGACAAGATAAAATTTCTCAGTCCAACATTCAAGACGCTTTGCGAGAAGTTCGGCGCGCTTTGTTGGAAGCAGATGTCAATCTCCAGGTAGTCAAAGATTTTATTAGTGAAGTCGAAGCCAGAGCACAGGGGGCTGAGGTAATCGCTGGCGTGCGACCTGGCGAACAGTTTATCAAAATTGTTTACGATGAATTGGTGCGGGTGATGGGGGAAGAAAATGTTCCCCTGGTAGAAGCGGAGGAACAGCCTACCATTGTGTTAATGGCTGGGTTACAAGGTACTGGTAAAACCACTGCTACCGCTAAGTTAGCTCTACATCTGCGGAAATTAGATCGTAGCTGTTTACTGGTGGCAACAGACGTATATCGTCCAGCGGCGATTGATCAGTTAATCACGTTGGGTAAGCAAATTGAAGTACCAGTATTTGAACTGGGAAGCGATGCCGATCCAGTAGAAATTGCTCGCCAAGGTGTAGAACAAGCCAAGGCACAAGGCGTAAATACGGTCATTATTGATACGGCTGGTCGTCTGCAAATTGACGAAGACATGATGGCAGAACTAGCCCGGATTAAAGATACCGTCCAGCCCAACGAAACCTTACTGGTTGTGGACTCCATGACTGGGCAGGAAGCTGCAAATCTTACCCGTACCTTCCACGAACAAATTGGTATTACTGGCGCAATTCTGACTAAATTAGACGGCGATAGCCGTGGTGGTGCGGCACTGTCCGTGCGGCAAATTTCCGGCGCGCCCATTAAATTTGTCGGTGTTGGGGAAAAAGTCGAGGCGCTGCAACCATTTTACCCAGACCGGATGGCATCCCGAATTTTGGGTATGGGCGATGTCTTGACCTTGGTAGAAAAAGCCCAAGAAGAAATTGACTTGGCAGATGCCGAGCAAATGCAGGAGAAAATCCTGTCAGCAAAATTTGACTTTACGGACTTTCTCAAGCAATTACGCCTGCTGAAAAACATGGGTTCCCTGGGCGGAATCATCAAGATGATTCCCGGGATGAACAAGCTTTCCGATGACCAGCTAAAGCATGGAGAAACCCAGCTAAAACGCTGTGAAGCGATGATTAACTCCATGACTCGCCAAGAACGCCACGATCCTGATTTATTAGCTAGTTCTCCCAGCCGGAGACGGCGGATTGCATCTGGTGCTGGCTATAAAGAAGCAGATGTCAGCAAACTAGTAGCTGATTTCCAAAAAATGCGATCGCTCATGCAACAAATGGGCCAAGGACAATTTCCTGGTATGCCCGGTATGTTCGGCGGCGGTATGGGCAACGCCTTCGCAGGTGGTGGCAATCGTCCCGCAGCCCCCGGCTGGCGCGGTTACCCTGGCAACCCTGGCGCAGCGAAAAAGAAAAAGAAAGACAAGAAAAGGAAAGGCTTTGGGAATCTTTAGAAAATTGTCATTGGTCATTGGTAATTGGTCATTGGTCATTGGTCATTAGCCTTTAACCTAGACAAATGACAAACAACAAACAACAAATGACAAAGGACAAATGACAAATAGCAGTTAATGCCCAGCAAGTGCTAAAATTATCATTCCAGTATGGAAAATTGTGACTAAAGGAAGTTGGGCTGCAATTTATTGGCAACAGCCACAGTTAGCTAACTTCCTCTTAAAAGTCGAAATCTATATCTAGCAAGGTTTTTCGACTTTTGAATTCCGCAGAACGGCACTTGCTGTCAATCATACTTAGTAAACAGGAGAACGATTCTTCAATCATGATCAAACTGCGCTTGAAGCGATATGGTAAAAAACGGGAAGCGAGTTACCGCATCGTAGCTATTAACAGCCTCGCTCGCCGCGATGGTCGTCCCTTAGAAGAACTGGGATTCTACAACCCCAGAACGGATGAAGTACGATTGGACGTTCCCGGCATCGTCAAGCGACTACAACAAGGCGCTCAACCCACTGACACCGTCCGTCGCATCCTAGTAAAAGCCAATGTTTTTGAACAGGTCAGTGCAACAACAGCCGCATCATAATGTCGAAACACAATCCCCCGCAGCTAGACCCAACTACGAGGGGTTGGTCAAGTTTTTAGTGCAGCCTTTTTTGGAATCGCCAGAGTCTTTAAGCGTCGATTGTGAAATTTCTCAGAGCCTACAAAAGGCTTGGATTCGCATCGCCTTTGACACCACAGATAAAGGAAAAGTGTTTGGTCGCGGAGGACGTAATATTCAGGCGATTCGCACAGTAATTGCAGCTGCGGCTGAAATTGCTGGACAATCAGTCTACCTGGATATTTATGGCAGCAGCGCCTCAAGAGAAGGTGCTTCTTTTGATGAAGACAGGGAAGAGCGATTACCC contains the following coding sequences:
- a CDS encoding acyltransferase family protein, producing the protein MKMKDRFLLFDLIRSLAILIILFHHLPMYSFNFYDLKNFGIDIDLSAWDELNRHLGLSLFIFMSGYLINVKKISFRDWDTVGQFLYKKIIRIFPMYYVAMIFFCYIFSISEPFSIIIHIFGLQSLLFSKYLLSLPTLWFVGTILVYYLIFILYKAEKISRIYRLIAITIFPFIVFFVTTSLQFMDYRISLYYWTFILGIYCAESNILETPWIKQNTLIITTVFFCIFISCFVLGKKYGIDYFGIKSYIILNILMFSFILSIYNIFNSLAKIVKSSQSVQAIAYASYGMYLFHRPIWFFIKKIAQDTIGINNQYILLTIEIFIGIPSIFVFAYLVQSFYEKYCIQYLQNRNMI
- the ffh gene encoding signal recognition particle protein is translated as MFDALSDRLESAWKKLRGQDKISQSNIQDALREVRRALLEADVNLQVVKDFISEVEARAQGAEVIAGVRPGEQFIKIVYDELVRVMGEENVPLVEAEEQPTIVLMAGLQGTGKTTATAKLALHLRKLDRSCLLVATDVYRPAAIDQLITLGKQIEVPVFELGSDADPVEIARQGVEQAKAQGVNTVIIDTAGRLQIDEDMMAELARIKDTVQPNETLLVVDSMTGQEAANLTRTFHEQIGITGAILTKLDGDSRGGAALSVRQISGAPIKFVGVGEKVEALQPFYPDRMASRILGMGDVLTLVEKAQEEIDLADAEQMQEKILSAKFDFTDFLKQLRLLKNMGSLGGIIKMIPGMNKLSDDQLKHGETQLKRCEAMINSMTRQERHDPDLLASSPSRRRRIASGAGYKEADVSKLVADFQKMRSLMQQMGQGQFPGMPGMFGGGMGNAFAGGGNRPAAPGWRGYPGNPGAAKKKKKDKKRKGFGNL
- the rpsP gene encoding 30S ribosomal protein S16 is translated as MIKLRLKRYGKKREASYRIVAINSLARRDGRPLEELGFYNPRTDEVRLDVPGIVKRLQQGAQPTDTVRRILVKANVFEQVSATTAAS
- a CDS encoding KH domain-containing protein, producing MFLNRSVQQQPHHNVETQSPAARPNYEGLVKFLVQPFLESPESLSVDCEISQSLQKAWIRIAFDTTDKGKVFGRGGRNIQAIRTVIAAAAEIAGQSVYLDIYGSSASREGASFDEDREERLPPPKSRERRGNGNSPRPIAKPRIR